CGCTCTTGATCGCTTCGGCGACGCTGTTGGCGACCGAAATCAGAGATACGGCATTGTTGAGGGTGTTGCAGCAGAGGACGGAGTCGACAGGACTGCCGTTGAACCTCTCGAGGGCGTTGTTGACGAAGACACCGTGGGTGCATGCGACATAGACCTTGAGTGCGCCTGCCTCTTTGAGGGCGGCGGTGGCGGCGATGATGGTTCCGCCGGTGGAGATCATGTCGTCCACGATGAGGACGTTCTTGCCGTGTACGTCTGCGGTGGCGGGCTGGATGCGCACTTCGGTTCCGGAAAGGCGCGTCTTGTTGAGGTGGTCATAGGGAAGGCCCATGCAGTCTCCGACGATCTTGGCGCGTCCCGCTGCACCAATGTCGGGGGACATGACGATGTCGATCTCCTTGCTCTTGAAGTATTCCGCGATGATGGGTGCGGCCTTCACGTCCATGTGGGGGTGGGTGAAGTTGTCTAGTACGGCCTCCTTGTGGATATCGACGGTGATGACCCTGTCGCATACCTGGTCGAGGAGCCTGCACATGATCTTGGCGGACTCGGGCTCTCCGGGCTTGAATACCTTGTCCTGCCTGGCGTATCCGAAGTAGGGGATGACCAGGGTGATGGACTTGGCACCGAGTTTGACGGCCGCATCCTGGAGGAGCAGCATCTCGATGAGTTTGGAATCGGGGAAGGTGTTCTGCACGATGACGACATCATCGTCCAGTTTCTCCTCGTCGATCCTGGTGTAGCACTCTCCGTCGGGGAAGGAAGTGGTGAGTGCGGGGATAAATTTGCAATTGAGAATGCTGGCCAGCTCTTTGGCCAGGTCCATTGACGCGGAACCGCCTATGACTATCATAATCCCTCCATTCCCCTCCGCTATAATATAATTTGTCGGGCGCACAGTTTAATACATGCGCGCAAAATGGCGGGTCGACTTAACATGGCTGAGGAAAAACTGCCCTCCCGCTCGCGGGAGGTGTCGGAGTGGATTGGGAATCCCAAGGGGGATTTCTTTGCGGGAATCGTCTCAGCCTTCGCCGTCATTCCGGAGGTCATCGGATTCACCATCGTCGCGGGGGTGGATCCTGTTCTGGGTCTGTATACTTCCGTAGCATTCCTACTGCTCCTGTCCTTCATCGGGGGCAGACCTGCCATGGTCTCTGCAGGGGCGGGTTCCATGGCCGTGCTTGTCGCCTCGCTGGTTGCCAGCCACGGCCTGGAATACATGTTCGCAGCCGTACTGCTGGCCGGGATCATACAGCTGGCCCTGGGCCTGCTCGGGATCGGAGCACTTCTTAGACGCATCCCGCGTTCCATCATCGTCGGGTTCGTGGACGGATTGGCATTCATCATCCTTCTGTCGCAGATCACCACCTTCAACAACAACCTCGGAAGCACTGACACAGCAGTCGCCGCCATGGTCGGATTGATTGTTCTGGGTCTTATCGTAATCTTCGTGTTCCCGAAGATCACCAAGGTCATCCCGTCGACTCTGGTCGCCATCGCAGTAGTGACGGTAGCAAGTGTCCTGCTCGTCCACTTCACGGGGGATTCCTGCCGTACCGCAGTCATATCGGATCTCGGCAGCATATCTGCCGGATGGCCCGTATTCGGCCTCCCCTCCGTCCTCACCGACGCATCCGCATTGGGGGTCATCCTGCCTTACGCTGTTTCCCTAGCCTTCGTAGGTCTGCTGGAGACCTCCCTCACCATGCAGGTGGTGGACAACATAACCCAGACCTCCTCAGATGCTAAGAGGGAATGCTGCGCACAGGGCGTCGGGAACATGGTCTGCGGAGGTATGGGTGCGATGCCCGGATGTGCTATGATCGGCCAGGCGGTAGCCTGCGTGAAATCGGGCGGCCGCGGAAGGCTGTCCACCCTGGTGGCGGCTATCATCCTCGCCCTGCTGCTCGCTTTCGGTTCCGGTGTACTCGGCATAATCCCCTTGGCCGCCCTCATCGCCGTGATGCTCTACGTCTGCTACAGCACCTTCGACTGGGATAATCTGAGGGTCATGGTAAGGAGCCGCGACCGTAATTCCCTCTGTGCCACCGCGATGACCGTCATCACCCTGGCCACGGTCATCGTAACCCACAACCTGGCCTACGGGGCGGTGTCGGGACTCCTGCTGGCGCTAGTATTCTGGCTGGCATTCGGCAAGGACCGCACCTTCGAGATACGCTAACGCTGGGCATTTATCCGAGTTAGTACATTGACTACTATGCATAACGTCGTAACCGACGAGAAGATAGACAGGTACCTCTCCATCACCAAGAAAGCCCTCGACAAGCTGAAAATAGCAGCCCCGGAACGTTCTTTCAACAAGAGACTCGCTGACAGTTTCCTCGAGATGGCCAATGCATACTACAGCGATGCGAAACACTTCAGGGAGACGGGAGACCTGGTTACCGCCTTCGCGGCGGTCAACTACGCCCACGGATGGCTGGACTGCGGAGCCAGGATCGGCCTCTTCGAAGTGGGCGGCGACGATCAGCTGTTCACGCTTTTCGAGTGATCTCGGCAGGCTGATCGGTAGAATCGCAGACGTAGATGCCTGCGTCCTCCCCCAGCAGATCCCTTATCACGTCTGTGGGAGCATCCGTGAAGATGCTGTTACCCAGCATGCACATGGCTGCGGGATAGCCTGCATCATGTAATACCGAAAGAGCAGCGGATACTTCTTTACTCTCGACCC
The sequence above is a segment of the methanogenic archaeon ISO4-H5 genome. Coding sequences within it:
- a CDS encoding ribose-phosphate diphosphokinase Prs, with product MIVIGGSASMDLAKELASILNCKFIPALTTSFPDGECYTRIDEEKLDDDVVIVQNTFPDSKLIEMLLLQDAAVKLGAKSITLVIPYFGYARQDKVFKPGEPESAKIMCRLLDQVCDRVITVDIHKEAVLDNFTHPHMDVKAAPIIAEYFKSKEIDIVMSPDIGAAGRAKIVGDCMGLPYDHLNKTRLSGTEVRIQPATADVHGKNVLIVDDMISTGGTIIAATAALKEAGALKVYVACTHGVFVNNALERFNGSPVDSVLCCNTLNNAVSLISVANSVAEAIKSANAGKW
- a CDS encoding sulfate permease SulP; the encoded protein is MAEEKLPSRSREVSEWIGNPKGDFFAGIVSAFAVIPEVIGFTIVAGVDPVLGLYTSVAFLLLLSFIGGRPAMVSAGAGSMAVLVASLVASHGLEYMFAAVLLAGIIQLALGLLGIGALLRRIPRSIIVGFVDGLAFIILLSQITTFNNNLGSTDTAVAAMVGLIVLGLIVIFVFPKITKVIPSTLVAIAVVTVASVLLVHFTGDSCRTAVISDLGSISAGWPVFGLPSVLTDASALGVILPYAVSLAFVGLLETSLTMQVVDNITQTSSDAKRECCAQGVGNMVCGGMGAMPGCAMIGQAVACVKSGGRGRLSTLVAAIILALLLAFGSGVLGIIPLAALIAVMLYVCYSTFDWDNLRVMVRSRDRNSLCATAMTVITLATVIVTHNLAYGAVSGLLLALVFWLAFGKDRTFEIR